ACCGGCGCGTTTGTGTCGATCGGCATCGCGGCGGGCATCACGGGCCCCTCGGTGATCCTGGCGACCGCGCTCGCCGCGCTGGTGGCCACGTGCAACGCGCTGAACAGCGCCCAGCTGGCGGCGGCGCACCCGGTCAGCGGCGGGGCCTATGAGTACGGCTACCGGCTGCTCCACCCCGCGGCGGGCTTCACGGCGGGCTGGATGTTCCTTTGCGCGAAGACGGCCTCGGCGGCGACCGCGGCGCTGGGCTTTGCGGGCTACACGCTGCACGCGCTGGGCGTGGAGACGCACGGCGCCTTGGTGGGCCTCGCGCTGGCGGCGGTGATCGTGCTGACGGCGCTGGTGGCGGGCGGTATCCGGCGCTCGAATACCGCGAACACGGCGATTGTCCTCTTTACCATCGGCGCGCTGCTCGCGTTTATCCTGGGCGTGCTGCCGGCGGGCGTGCGCCAGGGCGGCGCGAATCTGACGCCCTTCTTTGGAGGGGAAGACGGGGCCGGGACCTTCCTGCAGGCGACCGCGCTGATGTTCGTGGCCTTCACGGGCTACGGGCGCATCGCGACGCTGGGCGAGGAGGTGCACAATCCGAGGCACACCATCCCGCGCGCGATCATCATCACGCTCGTGATTTCGGCGCTGCTCTATATCGGCCTGGCCCTGGCGGCCGTCGCGGCGGCGGGCGCGGGCGCGCTCGGGACCCTGACCGAGGTGCGCGCCGCGGCGCCGCTGGAAGCGGTGGCGGACGCCTACGCCGGGGCCTGGGTTGCGTGGATAGTGGGCCTGGGCGCGGTGACGGCCATGCTGGGCGTGCTGCTGAATCTCATCCTGGGGCTCTCGCGCGTGCTGCTGGCGATGGCGCGGCGGGGGGATGCGCCCCGCTTCCTGGCGACCATCGGCGCGGACTCCGGCGCCCCGGCGGCATCCGTGTGGGCCGTGGGCATCGCCATTGCCGCGCTCGCGTTCCTGGGCGACGTGAAGACCACGTGGTCCTTCAGCGCGTTTACGGTGCTGGTGTACTACGCGATCAACAACCTGGCGGCGCTTCGGCTGCCCGCGGAGGAACGCCTCTACCCGCGCTTCTGGGCCGCGGGCGGATTGGCGGCCTGCCTGTTCCTGGCCTTCTGGGTGGACGTACAGGTATGGATGGCCGGCCTGGCGCTGATCGGCGCGGGCCTGGCGGGCCACTGGACGCGGCGGTGGCTGCGCCCAGCGGCGTAGGGCCGGGAAAGTTCAAGTATCGGTTTTCCGCCCGGAGACGACGGGCAGGGGACTCACGGCGATATCTCGATGACTTCCTCCGAAATCGAGGGCGGGACGGGCTCACCGTGGGCTTCCAGACTTTCGATATAGCCCTCAATCGCCTCCCGGACGTTGTCCAATAGCTCGTTCCGCGTCTTCCCTTGTGAAACGCACCCGGGCAGAGATGGGACTTCACCCACAAACGTGCCGTCTTCATCTTGTTCAATCAAAACACGGTAACGCATGGGATGACCCCTCTTCTTCGTCTATCTTCCTACCAGGATTCTACCATCGGAGCGTCGAACCTCCTACAGCAGCGCGACGCGCTTGATGTGCTCCCAGGGGAAGATGCCGGAGCTGTGGCCGTCGCTCCAGACGATGCCGACGGCGTAGTTGCCCAGTGTCGACAGGGACTCGATCTTGATGTCCTCGGGGACGGAGTCCGGGTTAAGGATTGGCTGGCCGGTGAATTCGTTTACGCAGAGCGCGCACTGGCAGGAGATGCGCAGCTTCTTGTTGGGCACACGGACCTCTTTGCCGTCGCCGAAGCGCACGAGCAGTTCCCCGTTCTCGGGAATGGCCTCCGGGTGGGACTCGCCTTCCAGGCGTCGCTTGCCGACTTCGCGGTGCAGCTTTTCGGCCATCTCGCGGAATGCGGGGATGTCCGCGCCAGCATCCTGGCTGGAGGTGTCCGAAACGCCCGGAATCAAGGGGAGCTGCGCGAGGGTGTCGAGCCCGAAGCGCGCCTTGAGCGTGGCGCTGCTGCTGCCGAAGATAAAGTGCTTCTTCTCGCAGTTGTCGCAGAGGAAATAGGCCATGTTCTCGACGACGCCGAGCACGGGAACCTTAACCGACTCGAACATGAGGATGCCGCGGGAGACGTCCACGAGGGACAGGGCCTGCGGCGTGGTGACGATGATGGCGCCGTCCAGGGCCGCCTGCTGCACGAGCGTGAGCTGGATATCGCCGGTGCCGGGGGGCATGTCGATGATGAGGTAGTCCAGCTCGCCCCAGTCGGTCTGCTGGAGGATCTGGGAGGTGTAGTTCGAGACCATGGGCCCGCGCATGACGGCCGGGCGATCACCCATGACGTAGCCGAGCGACATGGTCTTGAGGCCGTCGCACATGACGGGCTCCAGCAGGTTGTTTTTCATGTAGACGTCGGGGTTGTTCGCCTTGAAGAGCGTCGGCAGTGACGGGCCGTAGATATCGACATCGAGCAGGCCGACCTTGTGCCCCTCGCGCTGAATGGCCCGGGCCAGGTGCGCGGCGACGGTGGATTTTCCGACGCCGCCCTTGCACGAGGAAACCGCTATCACGGCGCCGACGTTCTTGAGGGTGTCGATCTTGGGGCCGGTGCGCTCTTTGGGCTTCATCGCGCTCATGGTGACCTGGACGTTCATCACGCCGGGCAGATTCGCGACGGCGGCCTCGCACTCGCGCTGAAAGCGCTCCTTTACGGGGCAGGCGGGGGTCGTTAACTCGACCGTAAAGGCGACGGCGCCCTCGTCGATCTGGATATTCTTGATGAACCCGAGCGAGACAATGTCTTTGCCGAAATCGGGGTCAATGATGTGACGCATCGCGTCCAGCACCTGGTTTTCGGTAACCATTCCGTACTCCTGTGGCGAGAAAATGGGTAGAAATCGCGTGGCGATCGGGTAGATCTTACGCACCGGCGCCCCCGCATGTCCAAATGCGCCCCGGACGACGTCCAGAGGACGCCCATTACAGGGAGTAACAACGCCGTGGCCCATTTTATGCCGTGGCGGGACGGGCGGCTACCCGAAGACGGGCTTTTCGAAGAGTTCGCCGCAATAGAGGCACTTGTAGTGCCGGGAGTTCGAGACGCGGTGGCAGGTGGGGCAGGCTACGGCGCCGCCGCCCATCTTGCCGTCCTCCTGGCCGTCGCGCAGGTCCACTTCGCGGGCCATCCGTTCCAGATCGGCGTCGGTGAGGCCCGCGCGCTCCCGAATCAGCTCCCACATGGCCTGGTTGAGCAGGGTGAGGCGCTCAACCTGGTGGCGCAGTTCGCGGAGATCCTCCTGCGCGCTGAGCACCCGGCTTTCGGCGTTCCGGGCCGCGGTGGTCGCCGCCGTGTTCGGCCGTGCCGTGTGCAATCCGCCCAATCCGCCAAGCCACAGTCCACTCATGAATTCGTCCTCCATGGTTCTTCCTCTCGCCTGCGCGCCGGGGCGCCGCCGCCTGTCCGTGACGCAGACCCGACTCCCGGCAATACCGCCGGGCGTGGCGTTTCATTCACTATCTTGTTTACCATCTTTTCATGGCGGGCCGGAAAAAACAAGCTGCGATCGAGGCGCTCCTGGCGGAAGTGCGCGGCTGCGCCCATTGCGCGGCGGCGCTCCCGCTTGGACCGCGCCCCGTGCTGCGCGCGGGAACGGGCGCGCGAATTCTGATCGTGGGCCAGGCGCCGGGCACGCGGGTGCACGCCACGGGGATACCGTGGAACGATCCGAGCGGCGACCGGCTCCGCGGGTGGCTTGCGGTGGATCGCGATACGTTTTACGACGAAACGCGGTTCGCCATCATCCCGATGGGCTTCTGCTATCCGGGCCGGGACCCGCGCGGCGGCGATCTGCCGCCCCGTCCCGAGTGCGCGCCGCTCTGGCATGCGCGGCTGCTGGAATTGCTGCCGGACATCGGCCTCACGCTGCTGGTGGGCCAGTATGCGCAGCGGTACTACCTCGCTGATCGCGCGTGCAAGACGCTGTCCGACACGGTGGCGCGCCGGGGCGACTACGGGCCGGCATACCTGCCGCTGCCGCATCCCTCGCCGCGAAACGTGTTGTGGCTCAAGCGCCGCCCGTGGTTCGAGGCGGAGGTCGTCCCGGAATTGCGGGTGCGGGTTCGGGCGCTCCTCGGCGATTGACGCCGGTGGCCGGACGCGCGGTCAGCGGTCCCGGCGCAGGGCATCCTCGAAGCACTGTTGCAGCGCGGCGCCCAGGTCGCGCACGAAGGGCTCGCGGTGCATGACCATGTGGTTGCCGGGAACCACACGCACGCCCACGCCGCGCAGGGCGAAGTGTTTCCACCCGAGCGTTTCGTCGGCGCGCGCCTCGCGCCAGGGATCGTCGGCGACGCGCAACACGGTCACGCGCGCTTGCAGGGGGCGCAGGACGTAGTTCCGGTGGGCCTGTTCGAGCAGGCGGATCCGTTCGGAGGTTTCGTGCACGGTGCGCTCGCGGATCATGCGCAGACGCCGGTCCGAGATGCGCTGGGTGGCCAGGCCGGCCCGGATGAGCAGGTATTGGTTGAGGGTGTCCAGGGCGATCCAGCGGAGGCTGGCCGTGACTCCGGGGTTGGCGCCATTTCCCGACGGGGCGATCATGCGAGGCAGATCCAGGACGAAATCGCGCAGATAGCCCACCTGGAGGCGCCAGGTGTAGAGCACCATCGCCAGGCGCACGAGGATCTTTCGCGGGTACGCGCGCAGGGCGTGGTTCGCCCGGGCGGCGCCGTTGTTCGCCGCTTCGCGCACGCTCACATCGAGCATGTAGAGGCCGGCCACCTCTTGTCCCGCCTCCAGGAGCTGCCGGGCGGCCTCCCAGGCCAGGAGCCCGCCGAACGAATAGCCGCCGAGCAGGTAGGGGCCTTCCGGCTGTATGGCCCGGACCTCGCGGATGAATTCGGCGGCCATCTCCTCCATGGATTGCGGGCCGCCGCCATCGAGGTGGACGAGGCCGGAGTAGCAATAGAAGGGCTGATCGGGCGCAAGCGCCGCCGCCAGGGGCCCGTAGTAGCCCATCACATCCCCCGCGCCCGAGGCGCAGAAGAAGGGCGTCCGGCCGCCGGTCTTCAGGACGAAGAGGCCCGACGGGGCTTTGTCTATGGGCGCGGCGACCCGTGCCGCGAGGGAGGCGACGGTGGGCGCGTCGAGCAAGTCGGCGAGGGAAAGCGCGTACCCCAGATCTTCGTTGATCCGGGTCGCCAGCTGAATGGCGAGCAGCGAGTTCCCGCCGAGCGAGAAGAAGTTGTCGTGCCGGCCCGGCAGCGCGTCCAGGCCCAACGCGTCGCGCCAGAGCGTGGCCAGGGCGTTTTCGATCGGCCCCTCGGGTGGCGCGTCTCCGGTTCCGGTCTGGAGGGGCGGCGGCGCGGGCAGCGCCGGGCGGTCGATCTTGCCCTGGACGGTCCTCGGAAGGGCGTCGAGAAAGACATATTGCGACGGACGCATGTGGGGCGGAAGTTCATCGGCCGCCATCCGGCGCAGGTCCCCTTCATCGGGGGCGGCGCCCGCGGCGGGAACCACGTAGGCGACGAGGCGCTCGTCCGCGTGGCCCACACCATAGACGTCTATCTCGACCTCGGCGATGTCCGGGCGGCGGCGCAGCATGGCGGCGATCTCGCCGGGTTCGATGCGGTAGCCGCGCATTTTGATATAGCGCCCGAGCCGCCGCACGAACTGGAGTTCGCCGTCGGGCCGGAGGTACGCCACATCCCCGGTGCGGTACAGGCGTTCGCCCGGGGTGAAGGGGTCGGGGATGAAGTGCGCCTCGGTGAGCTGTGCGTCGCGGTGGTAGCCGATGGCAAGCCCCGCGCCGCCGACGTAGACTTCGCCGTGGGCGCCCGCGGGAGTAAGGTCGCGCGCGGCGTCGAGGAGGTATACGCGCGTGTTCTGTATCGGGCGGCCAATCGGGGCGTTGCCGGCGGGGGCGTCGGCGCGGCCCGGAACCGGGTAAAGCGTCGCGTATACCGTGACCTCGGTGGGCCCGTAGGCATTGACGAAGAGGAGACCCGGCGTCGCGCGGACGATGTCGGCAAGCAGCGCCTCGGGCAGCGGTTCCACCCCGGCCATAATGCGCGTGAGCGGGAGCGGGTCGCCGTGCTGCTGCCGCCCCCGGAGCGCGGGCAGCATGTATCCGGGCAGGTAGGCGCAGGCGACGCCATGTTCGCCCAGCCAATTCAGGAAGCGGTCGGGCGCGAGACGTACGGATTCCGGGGCTACGCGCACCGCCGCCCCCGCCAGGAGCGCGGTCCAAACCTCATAGACGGATGCGTCGAAGCTGAGCGCGGCCCACACGGAGCACCAGGTTCCCGGCGCGGCGGGCTGGCGGCGCTGCAGGTCGTCGACGAGATTGATCACGCCGAGGTGGTTGCAACACACCCCCTTGGGTTCGCCGGTGGATCCCGAAGTGAAGATGACATAGGCGGGCTGATCGGCGCCAACAACCGCATCGGGAACGCCGTCCGTTGAG
This is a stretch of genomic DNA from Candidatus Hydrogenedentota bacterium. It encodes these proteins:
- a CDS encoding amino acid permease; amino-acid sequence: MEQTTNQQPGLRRELGTPGAVLMGLGSILGTGAFVSIGIAAGITGPSVILATALAALVATCNALNSAQLAAAHPVSGGAYEYGYRLLHPAAGFTAGWMFLCAKTASAATAALGFAGYTLHALGVETHGALVGLALAAVIVLTALVAGGIRRSNTANTAIVLFTIGALLAFILGVLPAGVRQGGANLTPFFGGEDGAGTFLQATALMFVAFTGYGRIATLGEEVHNPRHTIPRAIIITLVISALLYIGLALAAVAAAGAGALGTLTEVRAAAPLEAVADAYAGAWVAWIVGLGAVTAMLGVLLNLILGLSRVLLAMARRGDAPRFLATIGADSGAPAASVWAVGIAIAALAFLGDVKTTWSFSAFTVLVYYAINNLAALRLPAEERLYPRFWAAGGLAACLFLAFWVDVQVWMAGLALIGAGLAGHWTRRWLRPAA
- a CDS encoding type II toxin-antitoxin system HicB family antitoxin is translated as MRYRVLIEQDEDGTFVGEVPSLPGCVSQGKTRNELLDNVREAIEGYIESLEAHGEPVPPSISEEVIEISP
- a CDS encoding P-loop NTPase, yielding MVTENQVLDAMRHIIDPDFGKDIVSLGFIKNIQIDEGAVAFTVELTTPACPVKERFQRECEAAVANLPGVMNVQVTMSAMKPKERTGPKIDTLKNVGAVIAVSSCKGGVGKSTVAAHLARAIQREGHKVGLLDVDIYGPSLPTLFKANNPDVYMKNNLLEPVMCDGLKTMSLGYVMGDRPAVMRGPMVSNYTSQILQQTDWGELDYLIIDMPPGTGDIQLTLVQQAALDGAIIVTTPQALSLVDVSRGILMFESVKVPVLGVVENMAYFLCDNCEKKHFIFGSSSATLKARFGLDTLAQLPLIPGVSDTSSQDAGADIPAFREMAEKLHREVGKRRLEGESHPEAIPENGELLVRFGDGKEVRVPNKKLRISCQCALCVNEFTGQPILNPDSVPEDIKIESLSTLGNYAVGIVWSDGHSSGIFPWEHIKRVALL
- a CDS encoding uracil-DNA glycosylase family protein, with product MAGRKKQAAIEALLAEVRGCAHCAAALPLGPRPVLRAGTGARILIVGQAPGTRVHATGIPWNDPSGDRLRGWLAVDRDTFYDETRFAIIPMGFCYPGRDPRGGDLPPRPECAPLWHARLLELLPDIGLTLLVGQYAQRYYLADRACKTLSDTVARRGDYGPAYLPLPHPSPRNVLWLKRRPWFEAEVVPELRVRVRALLGD